TTCAAACTCTACCAATCCGATTAACCGCAAGATGGTTGAGATTATGGTCAACCAGGCTTCTACATGTGACCTAAAAGAACTTGTTTCAAAGTTCACTCCATAAACTTATCTAGAATATTTATAATTAGAAGGTTGTATAATACTGATTGGTtgtaatgtagtggtgaaacagttagattaaaataacaaaatttatgtatgcctATAACCATAAATAAATTATGAAATCTTTTTTCATaataatataacacacatttgtatataagttattgtggtattatatgttcccgttgcaacgcatgggcactcacctagtatatatatatatatataacactcGGAACACGAAAGACATCAGTCAAGCTATAGCTTGCTCCCCAATGTTTTTTTGGCGCGCCAGGGATAACGACTCTCTTTTTTTTGACAAAAAAAAAACTGTGACTCGGCAACAATCTCTCGGCGCGCGCCGATTTTCCATCTATATTCAGTGGATTCATCACCGGATTCACGACCGAATCATTTCCTGGAACCTCAAGCCCAACCTGCGCATTGGGTTAGTTACGGAGGACGCCACATTTTCCGTGGATTTTAGTACTAGTGCAGATGTGTATATACACGTCAGGGCCGTGAGCCCGTGACTGCATATGGAACTTTTTATATGTACTCATTGCGTCGAGAGGTCAAAGTGTCAAATCAACAATGCAATTCGAAAACACACTAGTATTGTGTGTTGCGGCCAACGGCCATCCATTATTTCTACCCGATAGTCGACATCGCCGAACCAACTAGCACTCGGAAGGTTCGCTTCCTTGGTTTTGGGGCTGCTAATGCCGCTTACATGCACATTTGACACCTGATGATACTACCGTGCGCATCAATATTGTTTCTTTATTCTCTACTATATACTATATTAAATTAACATTTTTGTACATCGTGCATTACGTACACGAAGCGCGTAGGTTTGTTCCTTCTTTTCACTTCTCGTCTATAACAAATGAACCTTGAGAAACCACACAATCCTCATATAATAGGAAGCCACATTCACCACTTCTACATAGTATACCACCCCACTATGTAAAACAGCATAAGTGATCTATGAAAAAAAGTCAGGTTTCTTTTTAAGTTATACCTTTATTGGACTTTTAGCTAAACTAATGTATAATGTTTGTTCTTATCAATTTAATATCTGATATATAGATCATATGTTCACTctgatattaaattcatttttatGAATATCAAATATAATTGTGTGTATTAAATGAGACTCTTGTCCGTCTACCGAAATGAAGAGGGGTAGGCTCAGGTGTCGTATGTGGCTCGATCTTAGCCATCTGATGTCGATCTGACACCTAAGATTGGACTGCACCATAAGGTGGGCAACTACTTTTATACAATATTATTTAGAAGAGAAATATTTCTTGTTTTTTCTTTTCATCGTGGACTATATATAGCTTTATCTACACACATgccatatttttttattttcatctAGGGACTCTCCCCATCATACAAGGACTTGTTTTGTTATTCTAATTCCATACGCATTAAATAAAATTATAAGAAATTAGAAACAATTTTAACTTGCTAGAGATTTGAACTCATTCAATCCCGTCCAATTCACATGCATGGATTTAATTAAAACGATGGTGTCATAAATGTTTCATAGACTCTCTAATTAATCAGTGCAAGATAGCAAGGTCTTCACAAAATCACATTGTGGGATGTTTCATTTTTTCCATCTAGCACGTCACCTGAAAAAACATGACGGCTTCAATTACGTTGCAAGATAAGGTGGACCTTAGATTGAAGGATTGAAATAAAGAACGACGGGTAAATAAAGATAGTTTCTTTCACAACCTCCTCAAACTTTTTTTTCAATATAATGTTGCCATGCACGAAACATCCATTGCAAGCTAACCCCTCCCTATAAATACACCCCGGTACCTTCATTCTCCGGGACAGGACCGCATGCATATATCCCTGCCTGCACCACAGACCACACTACTACTGCACTAGGCCGGACATCCAAACTAACTTGCAAGCTAAGCGCGTGTTCCGTACTACGACCGATAGAGCTAGAGCTGCAGACCGCAGATGGGGAGGTCCCCGTGCTGCTGCCACGACGCCGGCGTGAAGAAGGGCCCATGGACGGAGGAGGAGGACCGCACCCTGGTGGAGCACATCAAAAGGCACGGCGGGCACGTCAGCAGCTGGCGCGACCTGCCCAAGGCCGCCGGGCTGAACCGCTGCGGGAAGAGCTGCCGCCTCCGGTACGGTGGACCAACTACCTCCGCCCCGACATCAAGCGCGGCAACTTTACCGCCGACGAGGAGAGCCTCATCATCCACCTCCACGCCCAGCTCGGCAACAGGTATACCGGCCGGTGTGTGGTGGTCACCGTCACCACATGACACCATGCACGCATAGCCGCCGGCCAGCCGGCCACTGCTTTTTGCAGCAGTTGGCTAGCTTGGCGTGCGCGTGCACATCTTCCTCCACTGCAGATTCAATGATCCAGTCTTATTAGGAGTTATAATTGCATGCTGACACGGGCTCGATCTTACGTACCTACGCTGTCGTTTGTCCTGCGTTAGGTGGTCGACGATCGCGACGCACCTGGACGGGCGGACGGACAACGAGATCAAGAACTACTGGAATACACACATCAGAAAGAAGCTGGTGCGCATGGGCATCGACCCCGTCACGCACCAACGTCTGCCCCCGGAAGACATTATCGCCTCCCCTATGGCGATCCTCTCGGCGGCGGCGAGCCTGGGAGGCCTCCACAGCGCTCTGATGCAGGTGCaggcgctgcagcttctgctgcAGGCCGTCAATAACGACGGAGGAAGAAGCGCTGCTGCCGGTGGTCTCATCATGCCTGACATCCTCAACGCGGCCGCAGATAACGCCATCCTTATTAATAACGCGAGTCGTAGTAGCGTCGTCCCGAGCTTACAGGACCAGACGAACCTCCCCGCCGCGTCTCACGCGAACTACTACGGTTCACCTGATCACCATCTCAGCAGCAACATCGCGAGCTTTGCAGATCAGCAGCACGACgacgcttcggctccggtggtcgGCTGCGCGTACGCGGAGCCGCTGGCTGCTGCATTGGTGTCTGCCGCTTATCCGCAGGAAGTGGCAGCCGCAGCTGAGGGGTGGCCGGTGCAGGGTTTCGCCGAGCTTCTGTCGGGGCCCATCGAGATGCAGGTGCAGACGAAGGCGAGGACGTGCTCCCTCGAGGAGGACGACCAAGATGATTTCTGGAAGGACATGCTGCTAGAGAGCAGCAGGTTGCCGCTATGAAATTTCCACATATATGCGTGTGGAGACGGATGGATCGGTATTCGGTGGTGCATGTCTGCTTGTACAAAATCGTGTGATTATCTTGATATTTTGATTAAATTAATTAGCTCCGTATGTGTATTATCCATGGTCCGATCGAGTTTCTCACAGATATCTCGTGGGAACTTGTTTTAGTTAGAGTAGGAAGTTAGCTGTATGTAGTAGATCGGTATATGGGATTTGTGTTATAGATTACATTGTttacagagtgaagtttgaaataaaaaGATGAGTAGTGAATGAGATAGTATAGCTGTCCGAGATATTGTAATAAGCCCACAGACCGCAGAAGTACTATGTATTACCGAGCATATAACGGCATCGATTACAACTTGAGAGCGTACGACACATATATAAAGCCATGACCTCACCCATGACGAATGATGATCCCCCATACAATAGCAGCAAGAAAACGGGGCTACCGGCCACTTGCTCGTGAGCAGGTGGGGCAGTAGAAGGGTTGCCCGAGGTTAGAAGCCATATATTATTGACTGTCCAAGAGGGTatgtgagatcgatctgatgcgaaCTCGCTTGACCTTTTGGTTCGCTTGTAGCTCCAACTAGCTAGACACCTCGTCGTATACCCGGTCCATTAGCGCTTTCTTTCTCGATCAGTATTACAGCATTTCCAGGAAGGAATTAGCGGGAGTTCAACTGAACAAAAAGTTGTTCTCTGAATATCTAGCGTGAATGATCGATCGGTCGAAAAGTGAGCTAGTCGTGTTATTGTTATTGAGATCTGTGATTAAGTATTGCCATGACAATAAAACGGATAACAGATGAACCAACAAAGCCAGATTCACGGCTAGCGTGAAACTAAATGCGTGTGCAGTTATCCTACTCACCGTATTGGTAATTTGTAATTGTAATTGTAACGACGACCCCTGTCTATATTCAGTCCACACGCAATATATATGTAGTACGCCATCAAACATAATTTAACCCAGCAGTAGGCAATTTCTCTCGTTGTCTCTCCACGATACCGTACGTACGTACACGCATAAATTTCCACAGTGATGGCACGAAGGCGACATTTGCTGATGACTGATGAGAGACCTCTCGCATTGCTTGTTGATTACCCGCGAAGACCATGGACGACAGGGATAAATGCTTATGAACGCGAGAGCGTCCGGGAGGAGATTCATGTACGAGAAGCTATAGCTACCAGCAAACACGTAACAGTGCATATTCAAAAGGGCGGAGCCCTGATTTGACCGTCGTTGTTGGGTCGTCAACGGCTCAGCGCAAAGGCAGGCAGGTGGTGGATGGTGGTGCTCGCCGTGTCGTCCGTCGCCGCCGCTGACGCCCGCGCGGCAGCTAAAACACGCTGGTTATCATCAGTGACGCATACGCAGCGCACGGCTCGCCGGCGATACACGATGTCTCAACTCAACCCCGGTCAAGCCGCGTTTACCTAAGCCGATCGCTCGACGCGCTGATGTGCGAACCAAACCACTAGCTGCGACTGCGAGCGAGAGGATGGTATTACCATCGTACGTTCACTCTCTAACCTGCGGGGATGTGACAACCGCTAGCTGACGAAGGGCCGGAAATGTTTGGGCAAATACAATTGAGGTTTTTTTTTTCAAGGCAAGGCACGTCATCGACGGTGACTGTCGGAGACGCCGGCCGGGCGTGGTTTTCCTCGAAACAGTTGGGATCTATCGTCGCGTTCGCGTCCGATCTGAACCTTCGTCTGGCCTCCGATCCGAGTCATGACGAGATTTTAAGCGCGCGGTTAGTTAAGCGGGACTGCGGGAGACACTGGTTCAGCACCGTGGAGATGATATGTATTATGTAGAGTAAGATAAAAGGATTCATAGGATTTAGACACTTGAACGATTCTATGTTTATTTTGATTTTAAACAGTTTTGACTAAAATGTTcttataaaaataaaataaaaactaGACGTTTGACCGTCTACAGTATATTAGAGTGACCAAAAACTGAAAAAGGTTCAAACAAACATGGCTATAGACACCGCCGCGTACCACATCCTTCGTCTCTCTGGCTCCCTCCGCCTTCGTGTCACGCTGTCGCGCGTCTCACCCTACGGCCAGGTGTTAACGGGGATCCGATTTTCGTTAACCTACGATGAATTCCTCTATTAGTGCTAGTTTGGGAAATCCATTTTCTCGAGTGATTTCTATTTTCTCAAGAAAaagtgaactaatttcccttgaaaAAAATATGGTTTTCAAACTGGCCCTTATGGTCAGGGTGTAGGAAGATTTTAATCCACATGAATACATATTTGAGAGCAATAATTTCCCTATTAGGTATGTGGATATGGGTAAGGGAAACCAGAATTTAAACTCGATTACCCATAAGTAAAATTTATCCGGTAAAATTAGGTGTGCAGCCCAATAGTCAATAAGCCCAACAACAAATCCTATCTCTCCCAACCCTTTTAACACACCCATTAACactttgttttagttgttttgcgtagttagggctagtttgggaactatATTTTTCTAAGAGATTTCTATTTTACTAtgaaaaaataaactaatttctcttAAGAAAATAAAAATCCCTTTAAAAACAGGGTCCTTAAACTAGCCCTTaaacaatgtttttcttgtttcaTGCCAAATTTATCCGTGATATTACTTTAATTTCAACTATTTACATGTGAGTCAACCAGCTATACTACATATATTTTTACATGTTCACAAAGAGATCATTAAGACTCAAAGCTATTTTATTTAAATTGACAAACCCTAATTTTATTGTGGACACTGCTGCAGTGAAAAGTGTTGCATATTAGTCGACCTCAACTTTGGAGGCAGCCGTTCAGCCTCTATAGATCAGATATTTTTTTGTTTCTACTGCAATATACGTGCATGATCCTAGTCAATGGTGGAAAGGAAATGTGACCCTGGCCCTACCCACGACGTGCTTAGCGGTTTTGCCGTATCCAGCAGAGAGCGGCCCACCAGTGACCAGCCCAGTTTCCTCCACCTGATCGTCTTCTGCGGCTCTGTCCAAAGTGGAGGCGAGACGCACCGCGGCATGAAGCCCAAGTTGTTTCGCTGCCTGattccaaaaaaaaaaaaaagttgTTTTGCTGCTGGCGGGACACGCTTCGGGCGCGACAGTCGTCACCCCGCTTTCCCCTACTGGATCCAGCCACTTGACTTCGCTTAAACCCTGATCctcttcctccctctcctccGGTCCTCCCGCGCCGCCACCCCCATCTCCCACCGCAAAACCTTAGGTCCGACGAGCCCCCGCCGTTGCCGTGGGCGCCAGAAGCAGCCATGGCTTCGAGTTCGACGTGTGTTCTTAAGAAGAACTACCGCTGCGACCGCTCCCTGCAGCAGTTTTACACTGGTGGGCCCTTTGCGGTCGGGCTTGCCCCCGGCGGCGATGGCGAGGGCGGCGCCGAGGCTGAGGCCTTCCTCGCATGCGCCTGCGGTGGAGAGGTGCGCGTGGTGTCCTCCGCGGACGCCTCTGCCATAGGGGAGCCCGTCGACGGCGACTCGGAGGCCATCACCGCGCTGGCGCTGTCCCCCGACTCACGGCTCCTCTTTGCCGCGGGGCACAGCAGGCTTATTAGGGCCTGGGACCTCGCGTCCCGAGCTTGCATACGCAGCTGGAAGGTAAGTATTGAGCTGTCGTGTGTTTCGTGGTGCTCACTGGTATCCACATTCCACATTGCTGTGCACAGATTAGTGAATTCGACCGAACTTATTCACGGCATAACAAAAGTCTCGGAGTCCTGGTAGTGGTTTGACAGTGTGTAAGCTAGACAGCTCAAATGTAGTTGCCACAAGCTTAGGAAGCTTGTATCCTTGTGTGAATGTAAGAACTGTCAACTGCACACATATTCTAAACTATCCCTCCTCATCCTGGAACACTATTCGTTTGATATTTTGATTACAGTGTGTTGCTAGAGATAGGGGTTATTGACTTATTGTATAGTATAGTAACTGTGGGAAATTAAATGGACTGGAGTTTTAGAAGCTTCGCAAGAGCTCTGCTATAAAGCTGTGGGACTCTAATAGTTTTCTTACAAAAAATATTTTATTGAACACTTCTAGAATACCGGACCACAGGCACTGGTCTTATTAATTGTGTTTTGTGCGAAATTAAATTAAATGTTGTTGTTGTATTGTAGTGTCTTCGTTCACCTTCTTTTATCTTTTCTGGTTAATTGTGCAAAGATAAAGGATACCATTATTATTTCCTATAACCAGTGTGAATCATACGTACTAATTTTACAGAGCATGTGCACAGTTTTTTAATTTTTTTATCGTGTGATCTTAATCCTGCCATAGTAATTGTTTTGTTAATTAGTTAATTTAAAGATTATGGCTGCTTTACCACTACAGGCCAACATCTTTTACAATTAAAACTTGCTCATGCCACTATGTTAATACTATGCTAGTATACTGCCATGTGAGGTAAAGTAATGTATTTAACTTATGCTGTACAGGGACATGATGGTCCTATCATGGCCATGGCATGCCATGTTTCTGGTGGTTTGCTTGCAACTGCCGGAGCAGACAAGAAGGTCTGCGTATGGGATGTGGATGGTGGATTTTGCACCCATTTCCTTAGAGGCCATACAGGGGTTGTGACATCCGTTATGTTCCACAAAGATCCAAAGCGCCTTCTGGTGAGGACATTTTTTTTTAAAGATAGGAATTGTGGTTTTATTGGACTGGATCACGGAAATGGCTCTGAGAGTTTGTTAGTTCAAATCACTGCATTATTTCTACTGAGCTCTACTGGTCCCCCTCCCCCGATGTATGAAGTGTATTCCACTTCCTTTTGATGAGCCCAAGATAACCTTTATGCGCTGGATCTTCAGTTGTTTTCAGGAAGTGAAGATGGCACCGTGCGAGTGTGGAACCTTGAAACTAAAAAATGTGTTGCTGTGCTTAAAGAGCATTTTTCAGCAGTTACTTCATTGGCATTGTCTGATGATGGACAAACATTGCTGAGCGCTGGGAGGGATAAGGTCTGAATGGTCTCATGACCGTTATGTACTCTAGAGCTTTCATTCTGCATGCTATCATTACATATGTAATATGTTTTAATTTTTAAAGTGAACCATTGATACTTGTACCTGAATATATTCATAATCCCTCCAGTTAAAAATGCTTGACAAATTTGACTTCAcattttttatgtctatatttgaCCAGCCGTTTTTTCTAGAATATATTCTTAAAATCCTTCAATTTTGCATGTATTTTGATTACAAATCCACACATATAACTTACATGTTTCCAAATTGAATAATGTAATAGTTAGTGATGTCTGTAGTTTGTAAGGTTTGGCCAAATTGTCTTAAACGACATGTTTTTGTGATCGGAGGTAGTATATTATTAGGGCTCCATGGGCTCTTCAGAACTGCATAGAGTAAGTTAAGTGGTTCAAAACAGTCAACTTGCTGGAAGTGTCAGAAGTTGAAGCTTTTCATCCCATATTGTATATGGACCTTGGTGCTAAAAAGGTGGTGGTCATAGGATTATCTTTTTTGCTTGAATTTTGATATTTCTAATATAAGAGTTTACTGTGGTGTGCATTTTCTGTGTGGAGTTACTGGTTAATCTGAATGCATGGAACTTTTGCAGATTGTTACCGCGTGGGATATTCGTAAATACAGCTCAAAGAAGACAATACCGACATATGAAATGATAGAAGCTGTTTCCTTCATTGGACCAGGAAGTGAGTTTTTGGCTTGTTTGGGCATAGAACTGGCAAACAAAAAGGAGAAAGATACTGCTTATTTCCTTACAGTTGGTGAACGTGGGGTCGTGCGCATCTGGTGCTTGGAGAGGTACATTAGTTTGCATTTACATCCTCTTTTGTTCTTTGCATGTTTCTGTAGTACATGCAATCAATGGCTTTTCTGGTCTTCTACAGTTGTCTTTGCGTATTTGAGCAGCAAACATCTGATGTAACTGTTAACTCAGAGAACAAGGAAACAAGGAGGGGCTTTACATCTGCTGTTATGTTGCCAAATGAACAAGGATTGCTATGTGTTACTGCTGATCAGCAGTTTTTGTTCTATTGTCCCAAAAGGACTGATGATGGGACCTTTGAACTGTCCCTATATAGACGACTAATAGGTTATAATGATGAGATTCTTGACTTAAAGTTTATTGGGGAGGAGGAACAATATCTTGCTGTAGCTACCAACTTGGAGCAGGTGATCTATTCATAAATTATGTCTGCACAGTTCTTTTTGGCTAATGCACTTCAAACTTATCTAACCGTTACCTCCATATTCAGGTCCGTGTTTATGATGTTGCGTCAATGTCATGTTCTTATGTGCTTGCTGGCCACACCGAAATAATTGTTTGCATTGACACATGTGTCTCTGCTTCCGGGAAGACACTTGTTGTAACTGGGAGCAAGGATAACACTGTAAGTTGTGATGTCTGGACCTGAAAACTACCATAACATTTTTGTTTGTGGTTTCTTTTGACAATCCTCACTGGTCAATGCTGTCAAATGCATTCTTGTGCTGCTTTTCCTGTTTTTGAGTGTGACCTTTTTTGTACACAGGTGAGGTTATGGGATGCTGAAAGAAAAAGCTGTATTGGCATTGGCAAAGGCCATCTGGGAGCTGTTGGTTCTGTTGCCTTCTCGAAGAAAACAAAGGACTTTTTTGTTAGTGGCAGCAGGTTTGCTCTTCAGTTTCTCTGTGGTCTTTGTTTGCCTGAAGTGACACCAAAGTTGCTATTCTAAAATAAGACTATCTTTTTATTAGCGATCGAACCATCAAGGTATGGACCTGGGACAACACACTTGGTGATGCTGAGGATGAAGTCCCTCTTAAAGCAAAGGCTGTTGTAGCTGCACATGATAAAGATATTAATTATCTGACAGTTTCACCTAATGATGGTCTTGTTTGCAGTGGTTCTGAGGTAAGATTTTAGCAAGGTACTCCCTCCACTCCAAATTATGTCACTTTCGTTTTGTCCGAAGTCAAACTTCTCTGAATTTGAGCTGGTTTATTGAAAAAGTTACTATATCTACGACACTAAATTAATTTAACTAAATTCACCAGAAATATGTCTTCATGCGTTTTTTTGGTATTACATATGCTAATATTTTTTTCTAAAAACCTGGCCAGAATGTATGAATTTGGCTTAGGACAGTTGAAGTGACCTATAATTTGGAAAGGAGAGGGTATAGTTTTTTTTAGATGTGACACATCTTTTTATATGGCTTATATCATGTGATTTTCATTATATATTATCACCTTTATTTTGTAGGACCGGACTGCTTGCATATGGAAACTCCCTAATCTAGTGTTCTCTGTTGCCCTTAAGGGGCACAAAAGAGGAATCTGGTCAGTTGAGTTTTCTCCTGTTGAACAATGTGTCATGACATCCTCGGGTGATAGAACAATCAAAATATGGTCCGTTGCTGATGGCTCTTGTTTGAAGACATTTGAGGGTCATACATCAAGTGTTCTGCGAGCGTCTTTCCTTTCACGTGGAACTCAAGTTGTTTCTTGTGGTAATAGGAAATATGATGTTAGTTTAAGTATTTATCGTTAGCTTTTAGTGAGGCTTGCTGACTGTTCTTCTGATGTTCCTTATTGTAGGAAGTGATGGTCTAGTGAAGCTATGGACAATTAAGACAAATGAATGCATTGCTACTTATGATAAGCATGATGGGAAGGTAAGATATCATTGCCATGCATCAAGGAAGAGTTATTTTTCTGTCTTATTGCTGGAGGGGGCTCAAACTCACTATTATTTGTTCCAATAGGTCTGGGCATTGGCTGTTGGCAGGAAAACTGAAATGGTTGCTACTGGTGGAACCGATGCTGTCCTCAATCTGTGGCATGATTGCACCATGGAAGATAAGCAGGAAGATTTCCGTAAGAAGGCAAGTGAAACTTTCTGTGACACTTTAGTATTTATAATTGCAAGCAAGATGCTTGCTTTTGGAAAAACTGTGAAATACCTGACGTTAGACCTTGTACAAACATAGTGAGCTTGTCTATTGTTGGGACTTGGGATATGATATGTCTCTGAGTTTACCATATTCGTGATATATTCATCTTTGCCTCTGCTTGATCGGTTTAGGGATCTATACACGCCTATGTCACTGTCAGGCATCTGCAACACTCTAAAACTCATCAGTGTTGCAGGAGCAAGAAGTTTTAAGAGGCCAGGAATTGGAAAATGCTGtgtcagattctgactatgcaaAGGCAATACAACTTGCATTTGAGCTTAGAAGACCACACAAGCTTCTAGATTTATTCTCACAGCTTGCCAGGTACTATATCTTGGTTGGAATGAAGTCAGCCGCTTTGAATTATTAACATGAGTCTATACATCATTTGGTTTGTGCAGGCGAGCTGACGCAGAGGATCCAATAGAAAAGGCTCTTCTTGGTCTTCCAAAGGATGGCCTTCGTGTGCTTCTAGAGTACGCCCGTGAATGGAATACGAAGCCCAAGTTCTGTCATGTTGCGCAGTTTGTGCTTTTTCGGGTATTGAGGAGTTTCTCTCCCACTGATATCCTGGAGGTAGTAGTTTTTCCCTCTTCCTAACGTGTTTAAACTCTTATAAGAGTGTGTTCATGGTCCGACAAACTTTTGCTTCTCCTCATGAGATGATTTGTGCTCTTATCTCTGCAGATAAAGGGCATCAGTGAGCTCCTCGAGGGCCTTATTCCGTATTCGCAGAGGCATTTCAGCAGAGTGGACAGACTAGTCCGAAGCACGTTTCTGTTGGACTATACGCTGACGCGAATGTCCGTGGTAGACCCAGATGTGGATGCGGGGTCAATCAAAG
This portion of the Zea mays cultivar B73 chromosome 2, Zm-B73-REFERENCE-NAM-5.0, whole genome shotgun sequence genome encodes:
- the LOC100193557 gene encoding Transducin family protein / WD-40 repeat family protein → MASSSTCVLKKNYRCDRSLQQFYTGGPFAVGLAPGGDGEGGAEAEAFLACACGGEVRVVSSADASAIGEPVDGDSEAITALALSPDSRLLFAAGHSRLIRAWDLASRACIRSWKGHDGPIMAMACHVSGGLLATAGADKKVCVWDVDGGFCTHFLRGHTGVVTSVMFHKDPKRLLLFSGSEDGTVRVWNLETKKCVAVLKEHFSAVTSLALSDDGQTLLSAGRDKIVTAWDIRKYSSKKTIPTYEMIEAVSFIGPGSEFLACLGIELANKKEKDTAYFLTVGERGVVRIWCLESCLCVFEQQTSDVTVNSENKETRRGFTSAVMLPNEQGLLCVTADQQFLFYCPKRTDDGTFELSLYRRLIGYNDEILDLKFIGEEEQYLAVATNLEQVRVYDVASMSCSYVLAGHTEIIVCIDTCVSASGKTLVVTGSKDNTVRLWDAERKSCIGIGKGHLGAVGSVAFSKKTKDFFVSGSSDRTIKVWTWDNTLGDAEDEVPLKAKAVVAAHDKDINYLTVSPNDGLVCSGSEDRTACIWKLPNLVFSVALKGHKRGIWSVEFSPVEQCVMTSSGDRTIKIWSVADGSCLKTFEGHTSSVLRASFLSRGTQVVSCGSDGLVKLWTIKTNECIATYDKHDGKVWALAVGRKTEMVATGGTDAVLNLWHDCTMEDKQEDFRKKEQEVLRGQELENAVSDSDYAKAIQLAFELRRPHKLLDLFSQLARRADAEDPIEKALLGLPKDGLRVLLEYAREWNTKPKFCHVAQFVLFRVLRSFSPTDILEIKGISELLEGLIPYSQRHFSRVDRLVRSTFLLDYTLTRMSVVDPDVDAGSIKDEMNGSSVENGELAEPRPASPVPEKSSKKRKSGKSSKKGKEKVMKLASSGLGKGVSVEA